The following proteins are co-located in the Neodiprion virginianus isolate iyNeoVirg1 chromosome 6, iyNeoVirg1.1, whole genome shotgun sequence genome:
- the LOC124307396 gene encoding uncharacterized protein LOC124307396 has product MQEDLKRLVPRIVYTAALSDICGHAGCAVQQVQDPFEGSYDGSEKPVQFSKQKRLSRSRSKRNPRKLSAASADRQSSSSSRSPTPPCRNVANRCKRILSKSQGDVDTESPSSGYKEYLQLLTVPHPNSALLEWGEASGDDLSSEWESDYSESKYQLDIHSKSAISEISQLWCFFTSSERHCS; this is encoded by the exons ATGCAGGAGGACTTGAAGAGATTAGTACCGAGGATCGTCTATACCGCGGCACTGAGCGACATCTGCGGCCATGCAGGCTGCGCCGTTCAGCAGGTTCAGGATCCGTTCGAAGGGAGTTACGATGGTTCGGAGAAGCCGGTGCAGTTTTCGAAACAGAAAAGGCTTAGCAGGTCGCGATCGAAGCGGAATCCCCGAAAGTTGTCGGCGGCATCCGCCGATCGGCAGTCCTCCTCTTCCTCGAGGAGCCCGACGCCTCCGTGCCGCAATGTCGCGAATCGCTGCAAAAGAATTCTGTCCAAGAGCCAAGGTGACGTCGATACGGAGTCACCCTCATCCGGGTACAAGGAGTACTTACAGTTGCTCACCGTTCCTCATCCGAATTCTGCGTTACTTGAGTGGGGAGAAGCTAGCGGCGATGACCTCAGTTCGGAATGGGAGTCCGACTACTCGGAGAGCAAATACCAACTAGACATTCACTCGAAATCTGCCATTTCCGAG atttcacaATTATGGTGTTTTTTCACGTCTTCCGAGAGACATTGCTCGTAG